One Myripristis murdjan chromosome 18, fMyrMur1.1, whole genome shotgun sequence DNA window includes the following coding sequences:
- the LOC115376352 gene encoding uncharacterized protein LOC115376352 — protein MDDDPYKYPVYFECSSLDGEQKKRVENYFQIRRRSGGGECGPLRRATEKVYTVAFRDKTDQQRVLQKSEHVLDLATGLLELTIHDDPGHSSKLTPSGVEHELQLDPYLIHYLKEHPRAGRELDEELASVASSVQLHPDEGRVLVKGFIPDTDEVQQWKAKIEKVFEQIKERYLCHFELDPHKISILLCSRGSSQDTDEVRVYSQVGVAVVVGEHSQVQTRLRDVVDSHVTGQGSGVSQKQTTTRRLGEAKLRLLWEDIEHSLRQDIPGVKVTKGDAGQLVLEGSLEEIVQAGDIVSKKENLVLERMVSCVSPHLLAFMRKEHGGVGMLGKFLGVGSNVEIELRDTELLLFTLCSDKLDEIEKAVLDKFKEEKVDVPDCSAVPSELKEKLESKAKEMNQGRCRVVVRFASGSKVCLLGHSKEVEELSEVIIQFILDQSSQNSLVQKTVTIDLPGNTTVATYCLDSGLQVLVCQGDITKEHADALVNAANEDLDHVGGVAAALSHAGGPQVQEESSALVKQVGKIPTGDAVVTTGGNLNCYKLLHAVGPVQGRAGGRERELLEKAVCSALNLAEMMEFQSIAIPCISSGTYGVPIRVCTEAIVAAVKRFGRQGQGLNKVILIDNRGEVVGAMQEACNRLLQGKNTGNRTIRDHRSWSGPSTAIQDPVRGATAGSAGDSVQVEIVQGLIEIQQSDALVSPMFGRNPLSTRIGHCLYNLVGPQLVTRFDNEAGASTPPVEIVPVEGLPGLPCGCVFFLNLLPWDDQQGTAIQVLRQGIGNILAFCDNRGFSSVAVPALGTGAVLRFPHAVVARVLLEEIQAYEQNRTRRTPFMVCIIIHPSDTESIKTFQSAQEVVHLRRFMDSAHPDQVDTTRIVLLGKTGAGKSSLANTIFKDTVFETGSSPQSQTSVCKAESRSVNGRSVTLIDTPGFFDTEKTEEQLKKEIVKCVLECAPGPHAFLIVLKLGRHTDHEETVVKKISQYFSEEAFRYATVVFTHGDDLHEGMQIHDFVNQSESLRELVEKCGRRFCVVDNKCWKHNQQDPYRSNKFQVAQLLCAIDKIIEDNNGGCYTNELLEAAEREIQKEEERIRQSSGNMSEKEIRHKAIISAFKRFWNIFAGLTT, from the exons ATGGATGATGACCCTTATAAATACCCCGTTTACTTTGAGTGTTCGAGCCTGGACGGTGAGCAGAAGAAGAGGGTAGAAAACTACTTTCAGATTCGCCGGAGATCAGGCGGAGGGGAGTGCGGTCCGCTGAGGAGAGCGACTGAAAAAGTTTATACAGTCGCTTTCAGAGATAAAACAG aTCAGCAAAGAGTTCTGCAGAAGTCTGAGCATGTGTTGGATTTGGCAACTGGTCTTCTGGAACTCACCATCCATGATGACCCGGGGCACTCCTCAAAACTGACACCAAGTGGTGTAGAACATGAACTACAGCTGGACCCCTACCTCATCCATTACCTGAAGGAACATCCCAGAGCTGGGAGGGAGCTAGATGAAGAACTTGCATCTGTGGCCAGCTCTGTGCAGCTCCACCCAGATGAAGGGAGGGTATTGGTCAAGGGCTTTATCCCAGATACAGATGAAGTTCAACAATGGAAAGCTAAGATAGAAAAAGTCTTTGAACAGATCAAAGAACGATATCTTTGCCACTTTGAGTTGGACCCACACAAAATCAGCATTCTGCTTTGCTCCCGTGGCTCTAGTCAGGACACAGATGAAGTGAGGGTGTACAGCCAGGTCGGAGTGGCTGTGGTGGTTGGGGAGCATTCCCAGGTGCAAACCAGACTGAGGGATGTGGTGGACTCACATGTCACAGGCCAAGGGTCAGGTGTCAGTCAGAAGCAAACTACAACTCGTCGATTAGGCGAAGCAAAACTCCGCCTCCTCTGGGAGGACATAGAACACAGTCTAAGGCAGGACATCCCTGGAGTGAAGGTCACAAAAGGAGATGCAGGTCAGTTAGTTTTGGAAGGCTCTTTGGAGGAGATTGTTCAAGCTGGAGACATTGTTTCCAAGAAGGAGAATTTGGTCTTAGAGAGGATGGTTTCTTGTGTGAGTCCACATCTTTTGGCCTTCATGAGAAAAGAGCATGGGGGTGTTGGGATGCTAGGCAAATTTTTAGGGGTTGGCAGCAACGTGGAAATAGAGCTAAGGGACACTGAACTACTTCTGTTCACCCTCTGCTCTGATAAACTGGATGAAATTGAAAAGGCAGTGCTGGACAAGTTCAAGGAAGAAAAAGTTGATGTCCCAGACTGCTCTGCTGTGCCATCTGAGCTTAAAGAGAAACTTGAGTCCAAGGCAAAGGAAATGAACCAAGGAAGATGTAGGGTTGTGGTAAGGTTTGCCTCAGGTAGCAAGGTTTGTTTACTAGGCCACAGCAAAGAGGTTGAGGAGCTGAGTGAGGTTATCATACAGTTTATTTTGGACCAGTCCAGTCAAAATTCCTTAGTTCAGAAGACAGTCACTATTGACCTGCCTGGAAACACAACTGTTGCCACATACTGCCTTGATAGTGGACTCCAGGTGCTGGTGTGCCAGGGTGACATCACCAAAGAGCATGCTGATGCCCTGGTGAATGCAGCCAATGAGGATCTTGATCATGTTGGAGGTGTGGCTGCTGCGCTTAGTCATGCAGGTGGTCCTCAAGTGCAGGAGGAGAGTAGTGCTCTAGTAAAGCAGGTTGGGAAAATCCCAACAGGTGATGCGGTTGTGACCACAGGGGGGAACCTAAATTGCTATAAATTGCTGCATGCTGTTGGGCCTGTGCAGGGGAGAGCAGGTGGCCGAGAGAGGGAGTTGCTGGAAAAagctgtctgctctgctctgaacTTAGCAGAGATGATGGAGTTCCAGTCCATAGCAATTCCCTGTATTAGCTCAGGTACATATGGCGTTCCTATCAGAGTATGCACTGAGGCCATTGTGGCCGCTGTTAAAAGGTTTGGGAGACAGGGGCAAGGTCTGAATAAAGTAATCCTGATAGATAACCGAGGTGAGGTGGTGGGGGCCATGCAGGAAGCATGCAACAGGCTTCTGCAAGGGAAAAATACAGGAAACCGTACAATCAGGGATCATAGGTCCTGGAGTGGTCCCAGTACTGCCATCCAAGACCCAGTGAGAGGAGCTACAGCTGGGTCTGCTGGTGACAGTGTCCAGGTGGAGATTGTCCAAGGACTCATTGAGATTCAGCAG TCGGATGCCCTTGTATCTCCTATGTTTGGCCGCAATCCTCTCTCTACTCGCATCGGACATTGCTTGTACAATTTGGTCGGACCTCAGCTGGTTACCAGGTTTGATAATGAAGCAGGAGCATCAACACCCCCAGTTGAAATTGTCCCAGTGGAGGGCTTACCTGGACTTCCATGTGGCTGTGTATTTTTCCTCAACCTCCTTCCTTGGGATGATCAACAAGGAACAGCCATCCAG GTTCTGAGGCAAGGAATTGGCAACATCCTGGCCTTCTGTGACAACCGAGGCTTTAGTTCTGTTGCTGTTCCAGCACTTGGCACTGGAGCTGTTCTTCGTTTTCCTCATGCTGTGGTGGCCAGGGTTCTGCTGGAGGAGATCCAAGCATATGAACAGAACCGGACCAGGAGAACACCATTCATGGTTTGCATCATCATTCACCCCAGTGACACAGAATCTATCAAG ACCTTCCAGTCTGCCCAGGAGGTTGTGCATCTCAGAAGATTCATGGACAGTGCTCACCCAGACCAAG TGGACACAACAAGGATTGTCCTGCTGGGGAAAACTGGAGCTGGGAAAAGCAGCCTAGCAAACACCATATTTAAAGACACTGTATTCGAGACAGGCAGTTCTCCACAATCCCAGACTAGTGTTTGTAAAGCAGAGTCCAGATCTGTCAATGGCAGAAGCGTCACTTTGATTGACACCCCTGGATTCTTTGACACAGAGAAAACTGAGGAGCAGCTGAAGAAAGAGATAGTGAAGTGTGTCTTAGAGTGTGCTCCTGGGCCTCATGCTTTTCTCATCGTGCTCAAACTGGGGAGACACACAGATCATGAGGAAACCGTTGTCAAAAAGATTTCCCAATATTTCTCTGAAGAAGCTTTCAGATATGCTACAGTTGTCTTCACCCATGGTGATGACCTCCATGAAGGAATGCAAATTCACGACTTTGTCAATCAGAGTGAAAGTCTGAGGGAACTTGTGGAAAAGTGTGGTCGCCGGTTTTGCGTTGTTGATAATAAATGTTGGAAGCACAACCAGCAGGATCCCTACAGGAGCAACAAGTTCCAGGTGGCTCAGCTACTCTGTGCAATAGACAAGATAATTGAGGACAACAATGGAGGCTGCTACACCAATGAGCTGTTAGAGGCAGcggagagagaaatacaaaaggAGGAAGAGCGTATTAGACAGTCATCAGGAAACATGTCAGAGAAAGAGATCAGACATAAGGCTATAATCAGTGCATTTAAGAGATTTTGGAACATATTTGCTGGTCTCACAACATAA
- the LOC115376220 gene encoding GTPase IMAP family member 7-like, with protein MLSCFSLLDTPRIVLLGKTGAGKSSLANTIFGDTVFETSSSPNSQTSKCEAESRSVNGRSITLIDTPGFVDTEKTEEQLREEILKCVLECSPGPHAFLIVLKVERYTDHEEAVVKTISQCFSAEVFRYATVVFTHGDQLDEGEKIHDFVNQSKGLRDLVEKCGGRCHVIDNKYWNNNQQDPYRSNKLQVAQLLCAIDKTIEENDGGCFTTEPLEATEREIQEEQERIRQSSGNMSEREIRKKAKIEVLHRFCIKFAGVTTGALLGAFLGLAVAGLTAIIANNQQDSYRSNKFQVSQLLCTIDKIIEENNGGC; from the exons aTGCTgagttgtttttctcttctaGACACACCAAGGATTGTTCTGCTGGGGAAAACTGGAGCTGGGAAAAGCAGCCTAGCAAACACCATATTTGGAGACACTGTATTCGAGACAAGCAGTTCTCCAAACTCCCAGACTAGTAAATGTGAAGCAGAGTCCAGATCTGTCAATGGCAGAAGCATCACTTTGATCGACACTCCTGGATTTGTTGACACAGAGAAAACTGAGGAGCAGCTGAGGGAAGAGATACTGAAGTGTGTCTTAGAGTGCTCTCCTGGGCCTCATGCTTTTCTCATCGTGCTTAAAGTGGAGAGATACACAGATCATGAGGAGGCCGTTGTCAAAACGATTTCCCAATGTTTCTCTGCAGAAGTTTTCAGATATGCTACAGTTGTCTTCACCCACGGTGACCAGCTTGATGAAGGAGAGAAAATCCACGACTTTGTCAATCAGAGTAAAGGCCTGAGGGATCTTGTGGAGAAGTGTGGTGGCCGCTGTCACGTCATTGATAACAAATACTGGAACAACAACCAGCAGGATCCCTACAGGAGCAACAAGCTCCAGGTGGCTCAGCTACTCTGTGCAATAGACAAGACAATTGAGGAAAATGATGGAGGTTGCTTCACCACTGAGCCGTTAgaagccacagagagagaaatacaagaGGAGCAAGAGCGTATTAGACAGTCATCAGGAAACATGTCAGAGCGAGAGATCAGAAAAAAGGCTAAAATTGAGGTATTGCATAGATTTTGTATCAAATTTGCTGGTGTCACAACAGGAGCGTTGTTAGGAGCTTTCCTTGGTTTGGCTGTGGCTGGTTTGACAGCTATTATTGCT AACAACCAGCAGGATTCCTACAGAAGCAACAAGTTCCAGGTGTCTCAGCTACTCTGCACAATAGACAAGATAATTGAGGAAAATAATGGAGGCTGCTAG